The region ATCTCAATGTATCCGGTATCTTCCACCTTGGGAGACCGCTTGACCTTCTGTCGGTACTTTACTTTCCGTTTTGCAAAGCCACTTGCTGGATTGTGATAGATCCGGTAGGTCTTGCGCTGCAGGTTGTGTCTTTTGATCACTTTTCCAATGGTTGACTCAGATATAGTTGAAATTCCTTCCTGTAGGCAATACTCATCAAGTAAGGGCTTGATCTTCTCCTTTCCCAAACAAAAGTATTGTTCTCGAATCTCTTTGATAAAGGATATGACCTTCGGGTGAGTCTCCATACGTCGGGGTGTCTTTGGCTTGGTTGTCTCTGGTATCAGGCTATCCAACTGCCCTTCTGAATCTCGCCGTCTCTTCCTCCATCGAAACAATGTCCTTCGTGATATCCCATATGCATCAACTGCAGCTTGTATCCCGTACTTCTCTGCAAATGTCAGAACATCGTTTCTGATTTGTGCTACATCTGACTGATTGTAGTCTGATAGAGATCGTATCTTTTTCATAAGATCTCTATTGTACTGCCAGTCATAACTCCTAATTACTCGAAGCTGATCTCCTCCCCATTTACTCATAGATGTTAGTTCCCTATGAGTGCCATATCTTTCGTAACTTATTCACATACGGTGCATGAGAGAGCTATCTAAGGGAAGCATGTATCTGCCTGTATATCCCACATCCTTGTTGTTATTCATAAAAGAGGAAATGAGAGCCAAATGACAGTTAAAAAAGGATATATTGTGAACTGTCAGGATTCCTGACAATATTGAGATCACGCATCATACTCATAGGGAGATGGAGCTGATACCGGGTGTTCTTCAATCATCCCGAAAAGCTTTTGTGCCGTTACCTGATTGAGGATTGGAGTAATCAATCGATCATCTTCATAGACTGAGCGTGTCATGGGAAGACTCAGTTCTGTTGCACGACGAATAGAAAGGGGAGATATTCCGGATTCCTGGAAATACCGTATGGCAAAAGAATCTGCTTCGGCAATGAGTTCTTGAAGGTCATCTGGGTGATACTTGCCGGCTAAAAGAACCTTGTCCATGAAATGAGCATGGATATCTTCAAAATCAAGATGGGTTGCCTCGTCTCCGCCCAGGTTAATAGTAGTTTTCAGCGGTAGATGGGGATAGCGGATGAGCGTTTCTGCTAGCTGTTGCATGCGTTGGAGAGTAGCTGCAGGATTGCGCTTCAATGCCTCTGTAGCCTCAATGATGACAGGGTTATTTCCAAGAAAATCGACTTGTAAACGCTCTTTTGAACGTTAAGGCTTTTCTGTTCGGCGATTTCTGAGTAAATCACCTATTGCAATAGGTTGAGTATATTCTTTCATACAGGGTTATTGTATCAGAGGAAAGAGCAAAGGAGATACGACTATACGTAACTAATGTTCAAAAACAGGAGTATTAGTCTTTTTTATACTCTTTTTCTCAGAGCGATACCTCCGGCAAGTCCCAGAAGGTTGAGGGCTCCGATTATCAGAAGGGGAGCTCCGGCTTCAGGTGTTGCTGTCGGCGCAGTTCCTTCAGACGTGACAACCTGTTTTTCTACACAGAACTGTGACGTATCTTCGTCAGTTGCGTTATCAGCAGTTACGACAGCCTTATTGGTCATACACATAAGACCTTTGTCAGCAGGAAGCTGATTTTGAGGTTTTATCTGAGCGATAACACGCTCAATTTTTTCCTCTCCGCTTTTCAGTTCAGAATAAGTCCACGAAATTGTTTTTGAATTGGCATCATACTCTCCGGGACCTTCGACTGCATCTACAAATGTAGGCAGAATGTCCCGAACGGTCACATTTTTAAGCGTTACATCTGAAGTATTTTTCACCTTAATCTGAAACGTAACCTGAGTATTCGGTGCAAATCGGGGATCAGAAGGTAAAAGGTTGTCGACAAATGTCTGTTGACCGCCTTTGGTTTTCTGACCTGTTGCGACCATTTTATCAACCATGATACTGCGCTCAGGAGCACCGCCGCCGTATTGGCCGTATTGACCATACTGACCGTTGCCTGCAGATACAGCAGGAGCAGTGATAAGCAAAAATGCGATTGCGATATAAATATATTTCATAGTGATAAAATGTCTGTTCGGATCGTCAGTCAGCCAATGGCTGAAAGCCTTTATACGACCCGTAACATAAAAATAATTATCAATGGTGATATTATATTATAGGATGTTTAATTTGTCAACTATAGGATAATGTTACTGTTTTAGCTTATTATACCAATATATTAAAAATAAATTAAGAACAATAAATAACTTACATCATAATTTTATGATAATAAACCTGTGTAGCAAGAATGTGATAAGGGTGTAAGAAAAAGGTATTGATATAATAGGAAGTATGGTAAAACTGAATTCAAAACAGCTTCGTGATATTCCTGAGACGGAAGCAGACGCGTTTCGGATTGACCTGAAAAGGAACCCTATCTATCTTATTGTCGAAAATGTATACGATACGTACAATATCGGCGGTTTATTTCGGCTTGCCGACGGATTGGCTGTAACAAAGCTTTATTTGTGCGGAGAAATGGAAACTCCACCGCATCATAAGATTGAGAAAGCTTCAGTTGGGACGTATAAAATTGTTCCTTGGGAGTATAAGGAATCGGCGATTGAAGCTATTGAAGAACTAAGAGCTAAGTATCCAGTCATCCCGACCAGAGCGGAGGGATCCCTCGACGTTGCTCGGGATGACAAAAAAGGTGTTCAAATACTCGCAGTGGAGCAGTCCGATAACTCAAAAGTATATACAGAGGTGAAATATGCGGCACCTGTTGCGCTTATAGTCGGGAATGAAACATTCGGAGTGACGGCAGAGACATTGGCAGCATGTGATCATACTGTTGAAATTCCCATGTGGGGAATCAATAAATCATTGAATGTCATCGTTTCGGCGGCTATTGTAGCTTTTCATGTGATGGAGAAGATACGCTGAGCCCGAAGGGGGAATCTCCAGGAGCCGACGATGGGAATCGAACCCACGACCTTCTTCTTACCAAGAAGATGCTCTACCACTGAGCCACGTCGGCAATCTATGACCTCCCCGCCAGCTGGCGGGGCGTTCTACCACTGAACCATTCGGGCATTGTACTGACTTAAGTCACAATTTTACCATACCGGCACGCTGATTTGATATAGTTAAGGTATGGACTACACAGACGAAGATCTGGAGAAACTTCTTGAAAAGGAAAAAACACCTTTCAGCCTATATCTGAAAGTATTTTTCCTCATTGGGATGGTCTCTCTCGGTGCTTTATTTCTGCATATTTATTCACGAAAAGCACCGGAACCGACTGAAGAAACAGGCTCAAAAACTCTTGAAGCAGTGCTTGGTATGAAAGATCAGATCGTGGGAAATGAAAAAATTAGGGCACTCACCAAGGAAGTAGAGAACGAAGGTGTTTTTACTGCTCTCAATACAGTAAAAAACGAAGTGCAGGATGAAGCTACAAAAGCCGCGGATCAGACTATTGATAAAACCACGGACTCAACGATTGATTATATCTATGATAAGACAATCGTGCAGGTAATTGAAAAAATGATTCAAAGCCTTCCAGAGAGACAACGAGAACAATTCATCGATAGGATGTGCCGGCCTGAATAGAAACACGACAAACATATTGATTCTTACCAAATTCTTCTTGACAAGCTGGCAGACTATCTGCTAAACTGCTAATATAAGTTCGAAATAGCGGGACTTCCGCCTTCGCTATATACGTTTTGAGTTCTTCAGCCTCAAAAACGAAATATTCGCTTCGGCGGATGTTAGAAACAGTAAACTCGCTATTCATTCGTTAACAGTTTCTAATAAAAGGAGGTGAAAAACATATGGCAAATCTGAAACTATCTTCACCGCTTGCCCGTATGATGTTTCGACCGGTCTTTTCAGAGTGGGATGAAGATTGGCCGCAACCAGCTATGACAGAAGGGCTTGATATATATGAGGAAGATGATACAGTGGTCGTAAAAGCTGCTGTTCCTGGTGTCCCAGCAGAGAATGTTGATGTCGAGTATGAAAACGGGGTACTTCATATACATGCCAGATATGAAGAATCTCAGGAAGAGAAAGAAAAGAAAACTGTGGTATACCGACAGGATCGAGTTTCATCGTTTGATTACTCAACCACCCTTCCACGCACTATCGATCCGCAAACTATGGAAGCACACGTAGAAGACGGTGTTATTCGAGTGAGCGCCAAAGTAGCAGAGGAAGCCAAACGGAAACGTATTCCTGTCAAGGCGCTGGGCGGCGGAAGCAAGAAATAACCCCTTACTCAAAGCCAGACGGTCCATCAAGGACCGTCTTTTTTTTGAGAATACAGTTGAATAAAACACGGCTTTTTGATATCCTCTTTACTACTATGGACATCAAATATCTTGGACACTCATCTTTCTTCATAAAAACCAAACAGGCAAAAATCGTGACTGATCCTTATAGCGCGGAAAGCACCGGTATGAAATTCCCCAAAACTGAGGCAGATATCGTGACTGTTTCGCATGATCACAGAGACCACAATTATATTGAAGGCATAAAAGGGGAACCTTTGGTACTCACCTGGCCGGGAGAATATGAAAAAAATGAGGTGCGTATCACCGGTTTCAGTACCTTTCATGACGCAAAAGAAGGCACCGAACGCGGTGCAAACGTGATGTACAAATTCGAAGATAATGAGATTTCACTTCTTCATTGTGGAGATCTCGGTCATCTTCTAAATGATGAAATTACCGAGCAGATAGGGGCCGTTGATATACTTATGGTTCCCGTCGGTGGATTTTTCACGATAAATGCCGAAGATGCAGTCAAAGTCATAAACCAGATTGAGCCTTCCATGGTGATCCCGATGCACTACAATCATCCGGGATTGAATCAGGAGACATTCGCAAATCTTCAGGATCTTGCCACGTTTCTCAAAGCAATCGGAGCGGAAGATGTGCAACCGATAGATAAAATAACCGTAAAAAAAGACCAATTAAACCCCGAAAGTACTCAGGTAGTTGTGTTGAGTATTTAATCGGTTATTTTAGTCATCCCGACCGTTAGTGGAGGGATCCCTTCAATATGAAGAATTATTACGTCTACATCATGGCGAGTGGGTCCGGAACCCTGTATATTGGTATGACAAATGATCTTGAACGCCGGGTATATGAACACAAACATAACATAATAGAAGGGTTTTCACAGAAATATTCATGTCACAAATTGGTGTATTATGAGCAATATCAGGAAGTGACAGATGCCATAGAGCGGGAGAAACAGCTCAAAAAATGGCGAAGATCAAAAAAGGAGTTCCTTATAAGTAAACAAAATCCGGCTTGGGTTGATCTGGGACAAGAATGGAAGTAAAAGGGATTCCTCGACGTTGCTCGGAATGACAGAATATTATTGTTAATTTTTTTCGGCATAATTTAATCTCTCGAATATCAATGGCCAATCAATCCAGCTTTTATAAAACACCGCCTTCAGACAGCGAAGCGGAGAAATCGGCACTGGGTGCAGTGCTTATTGACTCCTCAGCCGTATCTCTCATCGCAGAATATTTGAGGCCGGAGCATTTTTACAGCCGTGAACACCAACTGATATATCAGGGAATGCTTGATCTGTTTGAAAAGCAGCAGCCGATTGATGTTGTCACACTCAAAAACAGGCTTACGACAAACGGCACACTGAAAGATGCTGGAGGTGCAAAATACCTGACAGAGCTTTTAAATTCAGTACCAACATCCGCATATGTTGAACAATATGCTCATATTGTTAAAGCAATGTATACAAAACGGAAACTGATTGAAGTAGCCTCCCGATCTGTAGAAAATGCATTTGAAAATAAAGGGGACATTCAGGAGCTTATTGACAACGTTGAAGCCTCAATTTTTTCACTTGCACAGGAGTACCAGCACCGTGACTTTATCCCCATGAAAGAGATTTTAAGTGAGAGTTTTGCCAAGCTGGAGGAATTCATGAAAACCGGTAAAACCAACAGCGGAATTCCGACGGGATTTACTGCATTGGACAATAAACTTGCGGGTTTGCATAAATCAAATCTGGTCATCCTGGCTGCCCGACCCGGTGTGGGAAAAACGACATTTGCTCTTAATATTGCCCTGCATGCCGCGTTGAAAGAAAAAAAGCCGGTAGGATTTTTCTCACTGGAAATGAGTAAAGAAGAACTGGTGGATCGTCTGTTGGTTGGGCAGGCAGATATTGATGCATGGCGGCTGAAAACGGGAAAACTTACGGAAGATGATACCAAAAAACTGGTGAATGCAATGGGGGAGCTTTCCGAAGCACAAATCTTTATTGACGATACTCCGGGTTTATCTATATTGGAGATGCGTACAAAAGCCCGAAAGCTAAAAGCCGAGAAAGGTTTGGATCTTCTGGTAGTCGACTACCTGCAGCTTGCAAACGGCGGAAAAAAATTTGAATCCCGCGTCCAGGAAGTGTCTTATATTTCACAGGGTCTGAAAAATCTTGCCCGTGAACTCCAGATACCGGTACTGTCGCTGTCTCAGCTGTCGCGTGCGGTAGAGCAGAGAGGTGATAAAAAGCCGATGCTTGCTGATCTTCGCGAATCCGGAGCAATCGAACAGGATGCTGACGTTGTCATGTTTATTTATGCCGAAGATGAGGGGGATGATTTACTTGACT is a window of Candidatus Roizmanbacteria bacterium DNA encoding:
- a CDS encoding DUF11 domain-containing protein — its product is MKYIYIAIAFLLITAPAVSAGNGQYGQYGQYGGGAPERSIMVDKMVATGQKTKGGQQTFVDNLLPSDPRFAPNTQVTFQIKVKNTSDVTLKNVTVRDILPTFVDAVEGPGEYDANSKTISWTYSELKSGEEKIERVIAQIKPQNQLPADKGLMCMTNKAVVTADNATDEDTSQFCVEKQVVTSEGTAPTATPEAGAPLLIIGALNLLGLAGGIALRKRV
- a CDS encoding MBL fold metallo-hydrolase, which codes for MDIKYLGHSSFFIKTKQAKIVTDPYSAESTGMKFPKTEADIVTVSHDHRDHNYIEGIKGEPLVLTWPGEYEKNEVRITGFSTFHDAKEGTERGANVMYKFEDNEISLLHCGDLGHLLNDEITEQIGAVDILMVPVGGFFTINAEDAVKVINQIEPSMVIPMHYNHPGLNQETFANLQDLATFLKAIGAEDVQPIDKITVKKDQLNPESTQVVVLSI
- a CDS encoding GIY-YIG nuclease family protein, translating into MKNYYVYIMASGSGTLYIGMTNDLERRVYEHKHNIIEGFSQKYSCHKLVYYEQYQEVTDAIEREKQLKKWRRSKKEFLISKQNPAWVDLGQEWK
- a CDS encoding transposase, yielding MSKWGGDQLRVIRSYDWQYNRDLMKKIRSLSDYNQSDVAQIRNDVLTFAEKYGIQAAVDAYGISRRTLFRWRKRRRDSEGQLDSLIPETTKPKTPRRMETHPKVISFIKEIREQYFCLGKEKIKPLLDEYCLQEGISTISESTIGKVIKRHNLQRKTYRIYHNPASGFAKRKVKYRQKVKRSPKVEDTGYIEIDTITKFVHGIKLYVFNAVDIKLKFQFSYGYSKLNSRNGADFMRRLELVYPIQDGIKTIQTDNGLEYLGNFHDYLEENNIPHLFIYPRCPKINAFIERANRTLQEEFMNPYIYTKWTGIGSFNRHLIEYLVWYNTKRVHKSLNNISPMDYLLSILPKECHMYGTHTIY
- the dnaB gene encoding replicative DNA helicase; protein product: MANQSSFYKTPPSDSEAEKSALGAVLIDSSAVSLIAEYLRPEHFYSREHQLIYQGMLDLFEKQQPIDVVTLKNRLTTNGTLKDAGGAKYLTELLNSVPTSAYVEQYAHIVKAMYTKRKLIEVASRSVENAFENKGDIQELIDNVEASIFSLAQEYQHRDFIPMKEILSESFAKLEEFMKTGKTNSGIPTGFTALDNKLAGLHKSNLVILAARPGVGKTTFALNIALHAALKEKKPVGFFSLEMSKEELVDRLLVGQADIDAWRLKTGKLTEDDTKKLVNAMGELSEAQIFIDDTPGLSILEMRTKARKLKAEKGLDLLVVDYLQLANGGKKFESRVQEVSYISQGLKNLARELQIPVLSLSQLSRAVEQRGDKKPMLADLRESGAIEQDADVVMFIYAEDEGDDLLDSSQRMVKVSVAKHRNGSTGEIDLMFRGDRVRFYSVEKSMEL
- a CDS encoding Hsp20/alpha crystallin family protein, yielding MANLKLSSPLARMMFRPVFSEWDEDWPQPAMTEGLDIYEEDDTVVVKAAVPGVPAENVDVEYENGVLHIHARYEESQEEKEKKTVVYRQDRVSSFDYSTTLPRTIDPQTMEAHVEDGVIRVSAKVAEEAKRKRIPVKALGGGSKK